In Mustela nigripes isolate SB6536 chromosome 12, MUSNIG.SB6536, whole genome shotgun sequence, one DNA window encodes the following:
- the DRD1 gene encoding D(1A) dopamine receptor, producing the protein MRTLNTSTMDGAGLVVQRDFSFRILTACFLSLLILSTLLGNTLVCAAVIRFRHLRSKVTNFFVISLAVSDLLVAVLVMPWKAVAEIAGFWPFGSFCNIWVAFDIMCSTASILNLCVISVDRYWAISSPFRYERKMTPKAAFILISVAWTLSVLISFIPVQLSWHKAKPTISSDGNATSLDDTLDNCDSSLSRTYAISSSLISFYIPVAIMIVTYTRIYRIAQKQIRRISALERAAVHAKNCQTTTGNGNPVECSQPESSFKMSFKRETKVLKTLSVIMGVFVCCWLPFFVLNCMVPFCGSGETKPFCIDSITFDVFVWFGWANSSLNPIIYAFNADFRKAFSTLLGCYRLCPTTNNAIETVSINNNGAVVFSSHHEPRGSISKDCNLVYLIPHAVGSSEDLKKEEAGGMAKPLEKLSPALSVILDYDTDVSLEKIQPITQNGQHPT; encoded by the coding sequence ATGAGGACTCTGAACACCTCTACCATGGATGGGGCTGGGCTGGTGGTACAGAGAGACTTCTCCTTCCGCATCCTTACAGCCTGTTTCCTGTCTCTGCTCATCCTGTCCACACTCCTGGGGAACACGCTGGTCTGTGCCGCTGTCATCAGGTTCCGACACCTGCGGTCCAAGGTGACCAACTTCTTTGTCATCTCCTTGGCAGTGTCGGATCTCTTGGTGGCTGTCTTGGTCATGCCCTGGAAAGCGGTGGCAGAGATTGCTGGCTTCTGGCCCTTTGGGTCCTTCTGTAACATCTGGGTGGCCTTTGACATCATGTGCTCCACGGCGTCCATCCTCAACCTCTGTGTGATCAGCGTGGACAGGTACTGGGCCATCTCCAGCCCGTTCCGGTACGAGAGAAAGATGACCCCCAAGGCAGCCTTCATTCTGATCAGCGTGGCGTGGACCTTGTCTGTCCTCATCTCCTTCATCCCTGTGCAGCTCAGCTGGCACAAGGCGAAGCCCACGATCTCCTCTGACGGGAACGCCACTTCCCTGGATGACACCCTGGACAACTGTGATTCCAGCTTAAGCAGGACCTATGCCATTTCATCCTCCCTAATAAGCTTTTATATCCCTGTGGCCATCATGATTGTCACCTACACCAGGATCTATAGGATCGCCCAGAAACAGATACGGCGCATCTCAGCCTTGGAGAGGGCAGCAGTCCATGCCAAGAATTGCCAGACCACTACAGGTAATGGAAACCCTGTGGAGTGTTCTCAACCAGAAAGCTCCTTtaagatgtccttcaaaagaGAGACTAAAGTTCTCAAGACTCTGTCTGTGATCATGGGGGTCTTTGTGTGCTGCTGGCTTCCTTTCTTCGTCTTGAACTGCATGGTGCCCTTCTGTGGGTCTGGGGAGACCAAGCCCTTCTGCATTGATTCCATCACCTTTGATGTGTTTGTGTGGTTTGGGTGGGCTAATTCTTCCTTGAACCCCATCATTTATGCCTTTAATGCTGATTTTCGGAAGGCATTTTCAACTCTTTTAGGATGCTACAGACTTTGCCCTACCACGAATAATGCCATAGAGACAGTTAGCATCAATAACAATGGGGCTGTGGTGTTTTCCAGCCATCACGAGCCTCGAGGCTCCATTTCCAAGGACTGCAATCTGGTTTATCTGATCCCACATGCAGTGGGCTCATCCGAGGACCtgaagaaggaggaagcaggtggaaTGGCCAAACCCTTGGAGAAGTTGTCCCCGGCCCTATCTGTCATTTTGGACTATGACACCGATGTCTCTCTAGAGAAGATCCAGCCCATCACACAAAATGGACAGCATCCAACCTGA